The uncultured Bacteroides sp. genome includes the window GCATCTGTTATTAATTTCTGATCAAAAGCATCACATTTCTTTATCACTTCATTATATTCTTTTTCGGCTTTTTGGAATTGAGAAACAATTGTTTCATTACCATTGCGATTCCAGTACGGACGAATGTTTTCTCCAAAATATTGAACAGAATAGATATCATCATACCCAACCAATAGATGACCATTTGATCCTTTTGTCAATCCTAAAGAACATACGAGAGCCAATTTATCGTATCCGCCAGACTTTGAGGCTTTTAGTTTATCAGTGAGAAATCTTTTTCTGAGTTCTTTACTGTTTCCAATTGCATAAGTACTATTTCCCTTTCCCGCAGCAAGGTAGAAATATCCCCAATCAATACGGACATCATCGCCTTTTTTATGAAGTATCTGTTGTGAGCGACTCCCGGTTTTCAAAAACAATAAGTTATCTTTAGTGAAACTACCACTTACCGATTTCTGATGCGGCAGGTCAAGTGCCCATTGCGGAGCAGCTTCAAAGTAGAGCTCTACATTATGCTTCTTATTATCATTTGAAGTAACTTCGTACGAAATATAGTTTATCGGACGAGACATCAGGTCCAGATTATCCATAAAGAGCGGTGCTGTAAATGAGAGCTTCAGATTCACCGGACCGCAAGTAAATTGGTAATGTGTCTGCATCGCCTGTACATCTGCCGATGTCTGTATCGCAGTCCGGTTAAAAATACGGGTATTGTCCCGTTCCACAGCCAAGCCAAAATCAAGAAGGCCATTCCCCACACGATTATAACAATAAGCGGCAATCAGATTCTTACCGGGCTTTAAAGAAGCAACGACGTTATCGGATAGTTTTACCAAAACGTGTTTCTTACAAGCATTACCTGTATCCACCACCTTGATTCCGTTCACATAAATAATCACATCATCATCATGAGAGTACTCCAGATATACATTTTTCCCCTGAAGACTATTCTTGACATCTACTACACGCCTCACCCAGATAAAATCTGTTCCCCATTGTGTTTTGGCGGTTTGTTCGTTTTCTTTAGTTCCGAAAGCCCCTTCACCCTCTTTCCAGAAAGCATCATTGAAATTCTGATTCTGCCATCCGTTTGCTGGTTCTTGTGTAGTATATTTCCCTTCCCATAAGCCTTGCTCCGAAGTTTTTGCAATAGGAATCAACTCCAGATCTTCAACACCCATAAAACGATAAGTTCGATTATCGACTTTTACTACACCTATCAGTGGAAAATCACTACCGGTCCAGTGTTTCACCGAACCATCGTATAGATTGTCGGTGAATGACCAGCCACTGGTGTAAGGATCTATCGTTATAAGTGGATATGCGGGCGCCCGCAACTCATTTTTGCCGGGTTCTCCTGCATTGCTGTAATTAAGAAACACAATTGTGCTCAGGAACAGGATTAAGAATCTTTGTCTCATGATTTTAAATTATATAATTTTAGATTTTACCATTCAATGTCTATTTTCACTCCGTCCGGATTATTCTCGAATTTCAACAGAAGAGTTTTCGAGAGCTTATCCCATAACCCACCTATCTGTGGCTGCTCATTTCCATTTACAAGCACCTTCTGTGGTCGCTTAGGTAAAAGGATTCTTGATACATTTGTTGTATTCAATGGGCTCTTAGCCACGAATGAATAGGTGGATTTTATCCACTTTTCATCGTAAATACGAGAAGCGCCACAGAGCACCTTTGCTTTTGTGTTTTGAGAAACCTTACTTAAATCGTATAAATATCCCTGCTCTCCTGCAAGAATTGTTTTTGTTGTCAGTATAGGCAAATCTTTATCGAACAAATCGATGTACAGTCCCGATAATTCCAATGGCTTTTGTGAAACACTTTCATCCAACACCGCAGCAATAATATAAGGGCCCCGTTCTATCAAAAAGTTGTGTTTAATTTCCAGTTCTTTCGATTGTTTCTTTTTGTAAGCACCTGCAATAGTAGAAAAATACTTTTTGTCATTACCGGCTTTTAGTACGAAATTTTTAGGGTCCTCACGAATTATAATCACCTGTCCTCTACCATACGTATAGAAGCCATCTGCTGACTTCTGTTCCAATCCAAGCTTTTCGAATAAATGAGAAGAAGGAGATTTATATGTATTTCCGTTCGTATTCCACCATTCCAATACCGACTGATAAGGATCCATGTCTTCACCACAATAGACCAGTACTCCTCCCTTTTTAACCCAGTCTGCCAAATAATCATGATACTTCGGGTCCAAAGGCTTCATATTGGAATAAGACATTATCAATATCTTCAAATCTTTAAAAGTTTCTTTAAAAGGTGTATTTTCAATATGCACAATCTCCACCGGAATGCCCCTTTTCAACAATGGCATCACTTGTCCGTAAAAGCTGGAGAACTGAGGATCATCATAACCGTTATGATCAGGAAAACGCTGAAACATCATTGAGTTGGCCATTAGCACACCAATACCATGCGTCCCGTTTATTTGTTTGGATGATGTCTTTATATCATTCAGTGTGTTTATCATGATCTGCGTTTGGGTTGAGTAAGAGCGAGGAATGCGTTCTTTCCTGTCGGTTCCTGCAACCTGATAAAGTCCCTGATAAATCCTATCCGGCCAAGGCATTACTTCGTAAGTATCCACCATCGGATACATCAACTGTGCAGCAAAGGTAGCCTGATAATTAATCTTATAATCCAGCCAGTCTTTAGCCCTATCCTCAATCGGATCGGTAAGGAAATACATCTTACGATTCAGAGGAGCAGTCATCGATTTCATGCAGCCGTATTCCAGAAAAGCATTCTCGAACACTCTTTCTTTTCTGACTCCGTTATAGTAGTTAGGCTCACGAGCCGTACCTGTCCATACTTGCGCAATGTAGCCATCCACACAGTCTAATGAAGCAAGGCTAGCCTCCGGACTCACAATCTGCCAAGACGTGTAATTGATTAATGAATGAGTTGGTACATAACATTTTACATCCAGTCCTTTAGATTTTCCGTACGCTTTGGCATAAGTAAATATCTTGTTTAACGCATTATAGTAAAGATGATATTTGAGTTTATTAGAGAGGTAAGTATTCTCAGGAGATTCATGTTGCGCCCTCCACGGAAAGTTATAATACTTTTGCCATTCAGATTTGAAGGCTTCGCTGTAACCGCCCCGCATCCAAAATTCAGGTTCTTCAAGGTAGATAGATGTTATTCCGGCATCAATCACACGTTTTATCTGTACCTCCTGCATATAGCGGATAAAACTTTCTGTAGGTACAATGTAGGGTATAAGATGTCCATGTGCGATTTCATTTCCATTACGATCACGCTGTCCTTCTGTCAAATGGGTGCTCACACCATCCCATTTTCCGAGGAAGTAATCCTGATATTCGCCCCAGGCAACGCCGGTCATAAACTGTACCTGATATCCTTTGTCTTTCCACGAGCCAACACGTTGTTCAAAAGAAAGCCCGGGTTTGTCTACCGTTCCATATACAACCGCAGCATCAGCACGTACATCTGTTTCCTGTTTCCAGGGTCCAGCTGTCTGAAAAATTGTTTTTGCGTCTGTGACGGATTGAGAATAGACGCCGCCACAGAGCAAAAACAAACCCATGAAAACTAATATTGTCTCTTTACCCATGTTTATATGTTCCTTATTTTGTCGTTATCGTTTTAATGGAGAAATCAATTGCATTAATGCAGGGCAGCCACTGGCATCATAACTCTCTACAGTGCCAGTAGGACAAGGCTTGGCAGCATCCTTAAATGTCACATTACGGTTAACGTCCCTGTTACCCCATGCCTTATTAATATTATAGCGCAACCAATCAAGATATTGTGGTTGATTGCCATCTTCAATCAGGCGAATGATGTATTGAGCAAAAATGGCTGTATAGATACCCTGTTCCACACCGTTTTTAAAGGGAAGGATGCCATTGTTGTCGCACATAACATTACGTACATAATCTGCCGCAAGAATAGCGTCTTTTAAATAGGATTTATCCTTAGTTTCCTTGTATAGCATCACTGCCGAGCCTATAAATGTAGCCTGATTGTAAAGCTGTGTAGT containing:
- a CDS encoding DUF4965 domain-containing protein, giving the protein MRQRFLILFLSTIVFLNYSNAGEPGKNELRAPAYPLITIDPYTSGWSFTDNLYDGSVKHWTGSDFPLIGVVKVDNRTYRFMGVEDLELIPIAKTSEQGLWEGKYTTQEPANGWQNQNFNDAFWKEGEGAFGTKENEQTAKTQWGTDFIWVRRVVDVKNSLQGKNVYLEYSHDDDVIIYVNGIKVVDTGNACKKHVLVKLSDNVVASLKPGKNLIAAYCYNRVGNGLLDFGLAVERDNTRIFNRTAIQTSADVQAMQTHYQFTCGPVNLKLSFTAPLFMDNLDLMSRPINYISYEVTSNDNKKHNVELYFEAAPQWALDLPHQKSVSGSFTKDNLLFLKTGSRSQQILHKKGDDVRIDWGYFYLAAGKGNSTYAIGNSKELRKRFLTDKLKASKSGGYDKLALVCSLGLTKGSNGHLLVGYDDIYSVQYFGENIRPYWNRNGNETIVSQFQKAEKEYNEVIKKCDAFDQKLITDATKAGGHKYAELCALAYRQAIAAHKLVQAPNGDLLFLSKENFSNGSIGTVDITYPSAPLFLLYNPELAKGLLNHIFFYSESGKWKKPFAAHDVGTYPLANGQTYGGDMPIEESGNMLVLTAAIAVAQGNANYALKHWEVLTIWTDYLVEHGLDPDNQLCTDDFAGHFAHNTNLSIKAILGIASYGHLAEMLGKKEVADKYTRKAKEMAAEWVKMADDGDHYRLTFDKSGTWSQKYNLVWDRLLNMQIFPEIIAPKEIAYYLGKQNKYGLPLDNRETYTKADWIMWTATLASDKNTFEKFIDPLYLFMDETPDRVPMSDWIFTDKPRQRGFQARSVVGGFFVKMLEYKLNK